Within Topomyia yanbarensis strain Yona2022 chromosome 2, ASM3024719v1, whole genome shotgun sequence, the genomic segment aagcataaatttaaaagtaatgttatgctgtacatcgccatatcggacagagggatttcaaaacagtggttcaagccgagcggtctggccatcaatcaacaagtgtatcaggaggagtgtcttgagaaaattcttcggCCGTTCTTAAAAGAGCATCATACggttgggaagtacgtcttctggccggacaagacgtcttcccattacgccaagaagacgctgagcagcaaaagataccgtacgtgccgaaagaaagaaacccgaccaacttgccccagtgccgtcccattggggtttttttcggctccctcagtgctttAATGTATGAAAATAATTCGCGagtcaaggatacgaagcaatttaccaccaggatccggaagaaAGACGTCAGTGCCGACCagtgctcttgtgagagcatcgcgactaagttgcgtcgtacggctgaccagggtcCCTTccccaatattcattgacgttattttgaagaataaactaattgtttttaatgaaaattctgaattcgttgaagaatttttttttgtttttcaactacatgactgaaaaaactcATTTATATTGAGCACCtgttattaggcttacaggagaaaaaccaggacaaatcaagcttttGCCTCGACTTTCCAAGACACCAGGACAGTAAGTGAAAAActaggacatgtcctgggaaaccagaacgtatggtcaccctaatatCATATACCtcagataaaaaatcaaattttgtgttATGTATTCctgtaattgtaattttaagatagctgtgatatttctcataaaaacttgttcctacttttgcatataaaactGCATTTTTGGATTTAAGGCAGCTgtaaaatattttctaaaaaaaaaaactattgctCCCCCTCTTGTACATCGAATtatatttctagtcttaagataaatgaaaaattcttcctctcaatataaaaaaaatatctcaacattgtaacctccttgttttaagttatttaacgtgtaaaaacaaaagaatttggcaccgagaagctaacgcatttgtgcccatcaaataaacgaactgatcaAAAAAATAATACTCATATTGCATGACATCAGCGATAACGTAAACATAGCATTAAGTTAGTCGTTTCAAGCATAATTACAGCAGGGCACACGCGGGAGGAAATCTGATCAGCAACCCAGTCATTATAGCTGCCTGTCACGGATCACAGCAAATCAAGGAAAAAATATTACATATATACAACTTTTCGTTGTGCACCATTTTGTCTCAGTAGTGATGCGTTTTGCATACCTCCTCGTAATGTCCACTAGCTAAATGAATAAATCAATAAGGAACGCAattgaagtaatgcaatgcgcTCTTTTATAGTAAATTGATCAAATCAAGGGACTTGTCGATGAACAGATCGTAAACCACCGTATAGTTCCAACTTACCTCCATCAACTTCGCCCCCTCGGCGTAAATATCCTCGCACTGCTGAAGTATTTTGATAGACGCCTCAAGATCAACATTCTTTCGGCACTTCCAACATTTAGCCTCCTTGGTCTTTTTTGGCGGATAATCGATCACATTACTGCAGCCCGGTTGAGGACAGCGAAGTCTCGGTTTATCCGACAGTTTCTCCATCAGGGGCCAATCCTCCGAGCACGCCTTGCAGTCGCACTTGAACCAGTAGCGTGAACGAAGATTCCGCTGCCGCAAAGCCATCGGTTGCCGTAAAAAGTGCATTCCATAGTTTTCCGGAACATCCGACCCCTTGGCAATCGATCGGCTTGTATGCAGTACCATTGTCGTTCCGAGGAATGTTCGTGACACTCCGGGGTAACAGTCATGGTTCAACAAAGCGCCAGTTTTATACAAGGCTACGCCTATGTACTGCACCTTAGCCGTATCGATGCGGTGATCTCCGGCGATCTTTGTTTCGTACACTTCGTGAGCATTGAACTGCAGCGATTGCAGTAGAAACAGCAAGACTCCTCCGACCTGGGCTTCGATTGGCGTTGGCTCGGCTGCTTCCGTTTTGCGACGACCAAAGAATTCGGCCTTCTGAAGACAACGTAGCAAGAAAGCGGCCATTAACGCTCGTTGAAAGTAGTCTTCCTGATCACGAAACTCACAGTGAGCACACAAAGCCTGACGCATTTCCTGTCCGACCTCAATGGCCTTCTCAGGTGTTCCTGCTTGAGCAACGAGACGCAGTGCCATGTGGCATAGGATTGACATTCCGGAACCGATCATCAAATCCAGATATTGGCACTCGAAACGGTGATAACCGGAGCAAGCTCGATCGCGACACTCCGGTGAGCAGAATGCAACTCCGCAGCATTCCGGACAGGCCATCGGTGCGACTAGTCTGAAGGAAATACTTTTTAAGATTTTCGTTAACAAATCAGAGTTGGATTACCTAGCAAAGCACTGATTGCAGTGAGTTCCGAAAAACTTGTGATAAAGACAAGCACCGTACGCCGCCTCGACGAGAATCGTTTCACCAGGCTTAAGATCTTCAGATGCCACGATATATTGACCTTTTCCGGCATTTTCACGGCTCCCACGGAGAGCGATTTTTGCTGAAGCACCGCTCAAAGAGGCGTTTTCACCACCGGCCAGTTCGGGTAGCTTTCCTTCCGTTTCTCGAGATTTTGCGGAAACTTCTTCCGACTTCAGAATTTTCAAATCTTCAATATCCTCTTGAAGTCGTCCCAAAGCGTAATCGTTGAAGCCGGACAGTTGATGAAACAATTTTGCCGATATTTCCGCCCGTTTTAATTCGTTAATCACTGGAAATATTTAATTGGTAGGTATCACATTTTAACCCCAACCATCACATACTTACGAGCATAACATTTTGCCATCCTTCCGTAATACTCCCCATTCTCCTTCACCGGAAAACCAGCCTTGACAGCCATCTGCAGATCCACCAACGCTCGCTTTCCGTCCAACGCTTGAATAAGTACCTCGGCCCTGGTCCACAGCGCACAAGCCAAAGTCATTCCCTGATCGATCTGTTGATCCACACCCTGTGGAGGGGCTTTCATGACAGCTTGACTGGCCATCAGCAAAGCTTGCTGTGTTTTGCCTTCGTTCAGCAGCTTCCGAGCCTGTTCCCGTCGCTGCCAGCTAAACTTTGCATCCTTACCGCGGAATACCGGCTTGACGTGTTCCAACGTTCCGAGAACCTCGAAGCAAACCACCGGATCGTCGAACAGTAGCTGCAACTTTGCACAATCATCACCGGATCGGACCTTACCGAACACGTCCCGCAGCCAGTGTTCGTTTTTGCCGGTGAAATTTTCCGCTACCGTTTGGTAGAAGGTATTGAAGAAGCCTTCCTGCTGGGATTGAAGGGTTTTCGTGCTGCACAGCGATGTGAACAGTGGATCGTTATCGATTGTGGCCATTGTTGTTTTTGTTCTGGATACTGATGGGGTACTGCAAAATAGGATGATCACGGAAACGCGTAACTTCAACCGATCTGGTGCAGGGCTATTATTAGATTAGAACGGTAGTACAGACGGTGTGTTTTCGGTCAGTATCGTGCGTAGCGTAAGTAGTAAGCACGCTGACATTAGTTTTGCTTACTACTGCGTACGAGACACGATACTGTGCCGGGCATGCGCAGTTTTCTGGATTGATACTGATCTGCGCATTTTGTCAGCGCCGACGTTGTTGCATAGTATTGGAAATCATTCAAAATAATATTCATGGCGATTTTTAACTTGATCTTTGAGattgttttttccaaaaatgaacagaaatgttcatgaatttcatcaatatatttttacatttcttataaaagaaatgtatagaattcgctcaaactttcaagatttttttccgaggcccggagggccgagtcttatataccaatcgactcagctcgacgatttgggacaatgtctgtgtgtgtgtgtgtgtctgtgtgtgtgtgtgtgtatgtaacggacaaattctcattcgtgtttctcagcaatggctgaatcgatcttatccaaaccaattttaaatgaaagaactaaaaaacagtatgaacgctattaatttgtttttgattctgatgtttagtttccaagatataaatgtttgaatgcgtaaaaagggcgttttttgcagtttttttaattatctgccgaaattgacaatacaggttaacaatttttatgtttttagacagctttaacgaatacctttcgaacaagctatagattgttgaaatcggactattatcaaaagagatatttaacattaaattcggacgaaagatttttatcattttccattgtcagaaatatgaccaaaaacatgtaatctgttattaacgccaaaacggcttattttaggtcaatagtatcttcggacaatataatggaggcaatatgctctttcttttggtattgtgcttttgctgattaatcaccctatgagtgagatattttcacaaattttcttggaagtgattatatcgaaatgatgctttCAGCaattttgtagctcttacttttgcgaataactttactgaagacttcaaatatctattttgaatactttaaaagttaggGCTTATTGTTTGTGctttactctttgtcgcctatttattgttcaatatagtaataatccattgaaataagccaaacattatttcgataaatcgaattttgtatttcatttttctatctacaatcgctagaaataatcaccgaacacttccatgttgtttggaaggaacttgataacttatcagtgcaaaaatg encodes:
- the LOC131685347 gene encoding SET and MYND domain-containing protein 4 isoform X2; the encoded protein is MATIDNDPLFTSLCSTKTLQSQQEGFFNTFYQTVAENFTGKNEHWLRDVFGKVRSGDDCAKLQLLFDDPVVCFEVLGTLEHVKPVFRGKDAKFSWQRREQARKLLNEGKTQQALLMASQAVMKAPPQGVDQQIDQGMTLACALWTRAEVLIQALDGKRALVDLQMAVKAGFPVKENGEYYGRMAKCYALINELKRAEISAKLFHQLSGFNDYALGRLQEDIEDLKILKSEEVSAKSRETEGKLPELAGGENASLSGASAKIALRGSRENAGKGQYIVASEDLKPGETILVEAAYGACLYHKFFGTHCNQCFARLVAPMACPECCGVAFCSPECRDRACSGYHRFECQYLDLMIGSGMSILCHMALRLVAQAGTPEKAIEVGQEMRQALCAHCEFRDQEDYFQRALMAAFLLRCLQKAEFFGRRKTEAAEPTPIEAQVGGVLLFLLQSLQFNAHEVYETKIAGDHRIDTAKVQYIGVALYKTGALLNHDCYPGVSRTFLGTTMVLHTSRSIAKGSDVPENYGMHFLRQPMALRQRNLRSRYWFKCDCKACSEDWPLMEKLSDKPRLRCPQPGCSNVIDYPPKKTKEAKCWKCRKNVDLEASIKILQQCEDIYAEGAKLMEDERTAEAVGVLIKGIALFNEVAVPPHKPTHVAEECLRVCFADQGSVYRM
- the LOC131685347 gene encoding SET and MYND domain-containing protein 4 isoform X1, with the protein product MATIDNDPLFTSLCSTKTLQSQQEGFFNTFYQTVAENFTGKNEHWLRDVFGKVRSGDDCAKLQLLFDDPVVCFEVLGTLEHVKPVFRGKDAKFSWQRREQARKLLNEGKTQQALLMASQAVMKAPPQGVDQQIDQGMTLACALWTRAEVLIQALDGKRALVDLQMAVKAGFPVKENGEYYGRMAKCYALINELKRAEISAKLFHQLSGFNDYALGRLQEDIEDLKILKSEEVSAKSRETEGKLPELAGGENASLSGASAKIALRGSRENAGKGQYIVASEDLKPGETILVEAAYGACLYHKFFGTHCNQCFARLVAPMACPECCGVAFCSPECRDRACSGYHRFECQYLDLMIGSGMSILCHMALRLVAQAGTPEKAIEVGQEMRQALCAHCEFRDQEDYFQRALMAAFLLRCLQKAEFFGRRKTEAAEPTPIEAQVGGVLLFLLQSLQFNAHEVYETKIAGDHRIDTAKVQYIGVALYKTGALLNHDCYPGVSRTFLGTTMVLHTSRSIAKGSDVPENYGMHFLRQPMALRQRNLRSRYWFKCDCKACSEDWPLMEKLSDKPRLRCPQPGCSNVIDYPPKKTKEAKCWKCRKNVDLEASIKILQQCEDIYAEGAKLMESAYCDESSGSQDERTAEAVGVLIKGIALFNEVAVPPHKPTHVAEECLRVCFADQGSVYRM